One Arachis hypogaea cultivar Tifrunner chromosome 2, arahy.Tifrunner.gnm2.J5K5, whole genome shotgun sequence genomic window, GTTACAACGAACAAATCGGACTTTAGTTTTATTTATGAGttcattgaaagaaaaaaaaaactcagttATGCATGTCAAACCAAAACTATTATTGGAGAAAAACCTAACAACAGAaacttgagagagagagaaaaaaaagatttaCAACACGTCATAAAAGATTAACACGAAGATTTCTTCTTCCAGAAAACCATgttgaaaataagaaaatatggcattatattaattaatttctatacatatatatatatatatattgcggTCAGCAGCAGCCATGGACTAACTCATAGTCATCAATATggcattatattaattaatttctcaaaattgaaaattcaacctTCAATTACTATAAATAGCAAGGCATGTTAATTGTTATTAGCACATACTTCATACACCATAGCAACATAACAAGAAGAAATCAATCACCAATTTCACCAACAATGGCGATCATCATCACCCGTGTTATTGCTCTCTTCTTCCTTGGTTTTGCATTCCTTGCTTGTGGTATGtttaattttcatgtattttttcaTCACATTTTCTTTTAGACTACTAGTGCCTCTTAATTATCACATGATCAAGCATCAAGATTatcaaaaatatttgaaaaataataaaaattagcttAAATCAACTTAAAATtgtcttattttatatttgtataaataCATAGTATtagatgtaataaatatataactttaaatattatatatagatattaaattaaataagataattttatattattgtctTCTTAATATTATTGTAAGATTATAGATATGTACATGactaaataatgtgaattaacCATGActcttaattttgttttttttttttttgaagtggcACAAGGAGCTAGGGTTACCTTCAAGAACAAATGTCAATATACTGTATGGCCAGGAACCCTAACTGGTTCTCAAAAGGCGCAATTGTCACAAACTGGTTTTACATTGGCACCTGGAGCAACCAATTCTTTGAACCTTCCATCTTCATGGTCTGGTAGGTTCTGGGGTAGAACTGGTTGCTCCAACAACGGCGGAAGGTTCACTTGCGCCACTGGTGACTGTGGTACTGGTCAAGTCGCGTGTAATGGCAATGGTGGAGCCACACCGGCAACCCTAGTAGAAATTACTGTAGCATCTAATGGTGGACAAGACTTCTACGATGTTAGTAATGTGGACGGATTTAACCTACCTCTTTCGGTTAGCACTCAAGGCGGTAGAGGCACTTGCAAGACCTCGAGTTGCCCGACCAATATTAACCGGGCTTGCCCGAGTGAATTGCAAGTGAAAGGCTCGAATGGAAACGTTGTCGGTTGCAAGAGTGCTTGTGTAGCTTTTGGCAAACCTGAGTATTGTTGCACTGGTAGTCACAACACTGAAAAAACTTGCCCTCCAACAAACTACTCTAAATTCTTCAAACAACAGTGTCCTGATGCTTATAGCTATGCTTATGATGATCTTAGGAGCACTTTCACTTGCTCTGGAAAGCCTAATTATACCATTACATTCTGTCCTTAAATATTATAGCTTTGAGTAGCTAGAAAGGGATAGATCTTAATAACTAATTGTTGTGCCTTAGTTATACTTGACAAAAAATAACTGCACACAATTATTATAcaggataaaaaaaaataatactactAATAATCATCACATCCCTTTGTGATTGCAttgtattaataatatatatagtgatttccaataataataaaatcttattATAGTGTTATACCTTGTTTGGTTTATGTGATGATACTAACTTAAGTATTACGTACTCTTTCAATATTGTATAAATGAACATGTAacgtatttattatttatgttgtcTTTATTAGGATTTTTGTATGCTAGTCAGTAGTAATTCATTATCAAAGTTATATAGTTGATTCCAAAATCGAAATGATATATAGTTaatgaaatatatataaaatacaaatcattttttgtttttcaatcataatgGTGACATGATATACGTCTATTTTAGACTTGGggtgcttcttctttaatttatgGTCCTTAATTATTACTCTCTCATAAATATATTGACTGATATATATACCTCaccaaaaaagtatatatatgacTGGAATCACCAACGGTAGGTACAAAAAACGTAATAAGTAAATATTTTAGTGTATGAAAATAAATTGTCATGAATtagacaacaacaataaaatcttatctcattaaaaaaaattggctACATAAATCAAATTTATGATATTATTATATCTTATTAAGACTGTTAAAATAGATCAAATTtgtcaaatcaatttatttatctattaaaaCGAACCcacttttatttctaaaattatatctatttaaattttgagTTAAAAGACTGAACTCAATTAACTCAAAAAATGACGGATTAAATAAAcgatttacttaatttttttaattttttcaaaaaaatatggctggaaaatatttttcatgatCGAATTGAAAACCCAACCCGTCGATAAAAAAGcaatttgttgaaaattttttatttaaaaataatatttttttgttaaaatattttttaaaaaataaaataaaagaataaacagGTTGGTCCGTTTAATTTATTGAATTGAGAAATTATAGACAATGAATAAAACAAGTTTAAACGGGCCAACTTATTTAACTCGTGAACTTAAGCGGGTCATGCGTCTAAATGAATCGACGTACTGACCCGTTTAACAAccctatattttttattatgtattatacctacaataaaattataatatatagatttttttttaccaCCTCATATATGGTATTTTTAGGTTATTATATAATTGATTATATCTATGTCTAGCATAAATGTTCATATATGagttaatttcaaaacaaaaagttCTAGTaattagatttataattttttatgtgccTTCTCTtagtattaatttaattttttaagagaAGTGATATCAtgatataatattagaatttttataatctaATAATCTAGAATTTCATTATTGATAactccaaaataaaatttaacataagataaataaaaaaattatgcaaaattttatacaaattaaatcgAAAAAAGAAGTTCTTATATAAAAAAacgtgttaaaaatataattatttatttgtttttttctatCTGCTTAAATTTTTAGGAGATATAATATTACTAATAAATGAGATGCTATATAATAAAGAACAATgatgcatttttatttttagatatttcaAAGAATTACTAATAATGGAACCACAAAATGTAACCCATGGTATGTAGTTTAGTCTTGATTGAACGACCAAATTAAAGAACAAATTTATTTTACTAGTAAAAGGacgtgattttattttattatgaaaattgaaaaacgCCAGATGTAATTACTTGACACATATGGCAAGTTTTATCCTTTGATCTTGTCACTCGTTTGTGCTTATTACAAAGACTTTTTCTCCTCACATAATCTTCTTATGTGTAGTGCGTTTAACTTTCTTTGTTGTTTGAatctattttaattaaataaaagaaaataagaaatctcTATTGTGCTGAATTAACGGTCAGAAAATTATTACCTAATAATAATGAAGGATAATTTGCAATGGTTAATTAAAATATGGTTAAGTTAGCTTCAACTTTAATTTATTgccatttaattattaatatgagACTTTTCAAggtaatatattatatatcatgATGGAGTTAGCTACTAATTATATTCATCCATAGTCTTTGTTAATAAACGAAATATTTGGTAACTAAtgaaaattagccaaaaataattataacttgtcttatttaatttttattaattgttgtgatgattaatgaatgttaaataagataagctttaacttttttttttatcttcctaacattactgattaataaattattttttttccatttattaTGATAATTTCTCATAATATAATACTAATATATAGACAACAAGAATTGacataaatgaaaaaattaaaatagtatctCTCATCACAAGAATATATGATTCCGAATCTTTTAATTCTTATCAGAACTAAAATAATCCATTTAGTAGATTTGGCACAATCTATAGATGTGAAATTCacctgagtttttttttttttttcaatgaaaagtTATTATACAAAAGATTGGACGACTGAATCTAAGCTTCCACATATATTTCATcatttttggtttaaaaattaaaatttacaacaaATGATGAAAGAGAGTAATGAAGATCATCATTATCATTTTATTATTAGTACTTATATTAATTTGTGgagatcatttttatttttgttatttaattgagTTTGGCATGCATGCATATATATGTAGATGGTAATTCAATGTATTCTAACTAGGTAGCGCAATTCTCGCCATAAATTGAAGTGTGCTTGAAGTGACACATTCTTATTGATTTCATCATCATATGTTGAAAAATTATCAAACTTCTAAAATGACACGTCTtctgatattttttcttttgtttattttttttcccgAAAAGTTAAACCCATCTTcctatattttcttttgtgtatGCAACAACTTATTAATCAgcgacaaactcttaaatagagcTCAAATTTATCGTGGATTAGTCTTTAATTTATAAggttaaaaaatatcaaaataaaaaaaatattgtatctTAGGTTTGAGTAAAAAAATGTCTATAATTctttaagagaaaaaaatgtaTGTCTATATTAGGTCAATTTTTTTATGGATTaaaattggtatttttttttaccaaaatagtCTAACTAgataaaatatctttatatatgAATCTATCTCTTCTTTGCaacttaccaaaaaaaaaaaaaaatacatgctAACACCTACACATAATTTGCAGATTGTAAAAAATAACCATTGATTAAGAAAGATTTTTCGTAGTTgacaaaaagtattttttttttaaaaccaattttaCATATTGCAAAAAACTTTTCACTGATCTCATATGTATTTTGCAAATTGCAAAAAGTTGTTATTACTGCATACACATAAATCTCACTAATAACCAATATTAATACATTATactaattttcttttcttataaaaattaatttcgtgttgattattttaagagtatataTTAGTAGAAAAAATTATAAGTTCTATGAGGCATATtaatataccaaaaaaaaaatgtggTGTCCATCTAATTAATTTGTCGGAAGAAAGAAGAATGGAGATAGAGTATAGTAGGGACACCTTAATGTATAGGTTGCAGGTTGCAATAATTGTTTTGAGTGTTCCAGATAAAACACAGATTGGCTCAGAGCAATAAGTTACTATCACAGTACATTTTCATCACGGGACATGacgaactttttaattttaatatggagaGAAGGTTAATGTATATTAGAATTACGGAAGTATATGATATTTTACTTAAAAATTACACAAGATAAATTGAATTGTTTGATTGAAGATACTATAATCAGACGAATAGAATACAAATGGTACAGAAAATTTTAGGTTTAATTTGTGTACTGATTTCACGTGACAGACGGTACAGAGAATCTTGAGTCTGATTTTAGTACACAAAAAATTTTGCTTCACACAAATTGGATTACGGTCTAATTTCTTCCCACTAAAACCAAAAATTAAACGTCGTCACAACAATGTATATCCCTCTAATACTCCATAACTCAGCATAACTCACATGTCAAcctcatataaaaaaattagctgGACATGACACCCTCTTAATAATTTACAtgcatattataatataaaaagattatttatacaataaaactaactattaatatatttatgtataaatatatataatttaatttatttttaatgtgtattatattttaatatatattttatactaataactaattataataactGATTTAATATACATGTAATATAATTGATTGTACTATCATTCAAGTAATTATGTGTTTAaggttttgtttttaatttgtttattaattattataatctattttatttattttagttatttatgatattttttaatttaatagattaaaaattaatccatcaaaaatttaaatttaatttaaaaatttatcattaattaaaataaatttaaatttctaatatttatttaaataaaaaaataaccaaTTATTCCATCTTAGGTGATGAATTACAATAACTAACACTTGTTAGTTGCTATGTCCAAgccaaataaacaaaataagaacaCTTATGGatattctttaattattttaaatatttacagATGGAATTAGAAAAGgacatatttttatattattatttaaggtTATCATAGAAACGGTGACACGcaatgttaattatttattaggaGAATTATTATGGATTATGGTCCACACTCCACAGGGCAGAAGAAAATATGATTGTTTGTTATCTGTTTTCTCTTGCTCTTTTGTATTGTCTCTTTTCAaccaaaataaatcaataaaacaagaaaaaacaggTTGGAAACAAAAACCATTCCAAAATAAAAGGGTCCAGAAGGTATCGATTTTATTGTCCTCCATTTTTGTcccattttttttatcatatatatatatatatatatataattaaataaaatatattttttattcataaaatttgataaatttttttaaaatagatctaatttttattttgttttaattttaatttaaaaatttttaatttacatcaaatatatccttgacggataatttttaaaaaaatttaagaccaatttaacaataattttataagaataaccCTCAATACAagaaaatcaagcataattttcatgcattattgttatattggtcttaaattttttaaaaatttagccgttgaagaatatatttgatgtaaatcaaaaatatttgaaagaaaattgaaacaaaataaagcttaagagtatttttaaaatttttaccaaatttttagaataaaatatatactttACCCAATTTAATTTTGATAGACTATCAatataaaactacatctaattacATAacgttatattattaaaaataattattttttacataaataattatataaaaaataattataattatactgtgaatatattaaaattaaattaatatatatgataaaaaataagaaatatttgTTAATGGCGGTTAAGGTATATGCCATGGTTGAAGTTTGACAAAATGGGAATGACCT contains:
- the LOC112759634 gene encoding thaumatin-like protein 1b, which encodes MLIVISTYFIHHSNITRRNQSPISPTMAIIITRVIALFFLGFAFLACVAQGARVTFKNKCQYTVWPGTLTGSQKAQLSQTGFTLAPGATNSLNLPSSWSGRFWGRTGCSNNGGRFTCATGDCGTGQVACNGNGGATPATLVEITVASNGGQDFYDVSNVDGFNLPLSVSTQGGRGTCKTSSCPTNINRACPSELQVKGSNGNVVGCKSACVAFGKPEYCCTGSHNTEKTCPPTNYSKFFKQQCPDAYSYAYDDLRSTFTCSGKPNYTITFCP